In Vigna unguiculata cultivar IT97K-499-35 chromosome 3, ASM411807v1, whole genome shotgun sequence, a single genomic region encodes these proteins:
- the LOC114178332 gene encoding fasciclin-like arabinogalactan protein 21, whose protein sequence is MLALGGVSDFPAIVVCMAYSRWCWFPLYVAAAIGLGIIAISSAIRSSDSKNSIQEGTPIPHELSRNASNALRRAGFFLMADLLHHSPSFFKPPQNSTIFAIRDSAIRNTSHPLWFLKTLLLYHTTTATSTFSFHHLLNMSQGTCLTTLLRHKNISLTKVHPATNSVEINNVLISNPNIFLADQLAVHGVLAPFSPLHPHDLLQRGLDFFIRPPSCSSNHSLSKNAVHWNRVVHLLRAKGYASFSVALRSVLEGIKKDHSGSLGFATIFAPPDFMLLGPNPLLHRAVRLHILPQRFRYEELASLPVRTLLKTLVPDELLEIDGVLDFAPGMFVNGVEIVAPDMITSENFVVHGISKAFEMTEYSFSDENDDVSDSFLHKRKTQNIFTAEKSTKKENEYFQDTGSSPKTLRYYIRGSKFKFDDAEKDIEEMNSDQGVFSEEG, encoded by the exons ATGTTAGCATTAGGAGGAGTTTCAGACTTTCCTGCCATAG TGGTGTGCATGGCTTATTCTCGTTGGTGTTGGTTCCCACTGTACGTTGCAGCCGCAATAGGTCTTGGAATCATCGCCATATCCTCTGCAATTCGTTCCTCTGATTCCAAGAACTCAATCCAAGAAGGCACACCCATACCCCATGAACTCTCTCGCAATGCTTCCAACGCTCTCCGAAGAGCAGGCTTCTTTCTCATGGCAGACCTTCTCCACCACTCCCCTTCCTTCTTCAAACCGCCCCAAAACTCAACCATCTTCGCCATCAGAGACTCCGCCATCAGAAACACCTCACACCCTCTCTGGTTCCTCAAAACCCTCCTCCTCTACCACACCACCACCGCCACCTCCACCTTCTCCTTCCACCACCTCCTCAACATGTCCCAAGGAACCTGCCTCACCACCCTCCTCCGCCACAAAAACATCTCCCTCACTAAGGTCCACCCCGCAACAAACTCCGTCGAGATCAACAACGTCCTCATATCAAACCCTAACATCTTCCTCGCCGACCAACTAGCCGTGCATGGCGTTCTTGCCCCCTTCTCCCCCTTGCACCCGCACGACCTTCTTCAACGGGGTTTGGATTTCTTCATTCGACCCCCCTCTTGTTCTTCCAACCACTCCCTCTCCAAGAACGCTGTTCACTGGAACCGCGTCGTTCACTTGCTCCGTGCCAAGGGCTACGCTTCGTTCTCCGTTGCACTGCGTTCGGTTCTTGAAGGGATTAAGAAAGATCACTCGGGTAGTTTGGGTTTTGCCACCATCTTTGCTCCTCCTGATTTCATGTTGCTTGGCCCCAACCCTTTGCTTCACAGAGCTGTGAGGCTTCATATTCTTCCTCAGAGGTTTCGCTACGAAGAACTCGCTTCTCTGCCGGTTAGGACTCTCTTGAAGACGCTCGTGCCTGATGAGCTTCTTGAAATTGACGGGGTTTTGGATTTCGCGCCTGGCATGTTCGTTAACGGTGTTGAGATTGTGGCACCCGACATGATCACTTCCGAGAACTTCGTGGTTCATGGGATTTCTAAAGCTTTTGAAATGACTGAATACTCATTCTCCGATGAAAACGATGATGTCAGCGATAGCTTCTTGCATAAGAGGAAAACTCAAAACATTTTTACCGCTGAAAAGTCAACCAAAAAGGAGAACGAATATTTTCAAGATACTGGATCTAGTCCAAAAACCTTGCGCTATTACATTCGGGGATCCAAGTTCAAG TTCGATGATGCAGAAAAAGATATTGAAGAGATGAACAGTGATCAAGGCGTATTCTCTGAAGAGGGATAG
- the LOC114176773 gene encoding membrane-anchored ubiquitin-fold protein 3 isoform X2 translates to MPEEDLVDIKFRLYDGSDIGPFRYSSAATVDMLKQRIVSDWPRGKTVVPKSANEVKLINSGKILENNKTVGQCKVPFGEIAGSVIIMHVVVQPSLAKTKAEKKVDDSPKKVVCSCSIL, encoded by the exons ATGCCGGAAGAGGATTTGGTTGACATCAAGTTTAGGTTGTACGATGGCTCCGACATCGGACCCTTTAGGTATTCATCCGCCGCCACCGTCGATATGCTTAAGCAGAGGATTGTCTCCGATTGGCCCAGag GTAAAACGGTTGTGCCAAAGTCAGCTAATGAAGTGAAATTGATTAATTCTGGTAAAATCTTGGAAAACAACAAGACTGTTGGTCAATGTAAAGTACCTTTTGGTGAAATTGCTGGGAGTGTTATAATAATGCATGTTGTTGTACAGCCATCTCTAGCTAAAACTAAAGCTG AAAAGAAGGTTGATGATTCGCCCAAGAAGGTTGTCTGTTCTTGTTCCATATTATGA
- the LOC114176772 gene encoding peptidyl-prolyl cis-trans isomerase CYP19-3 — protein sequence MSKNPKVFFDILIGKMKAGRVVMELFADTTPKTAENFRALCTGEKGIGQSGKPLHYKGSTFHRIIPEFMCQGGDFTRGNGTGGESIYGSKFQDENFKLKHTAPGILSMANAGPHTNGSQFFICTTKTPWLDGKHVVFGKVVDGYSVVKEMEKVGSGSGRTSETVVIEDCGQIVEN from the coding sequence ATGTCTAAAAATCCAAAAGTTTTCTTTGATATTCTAATTGGAAAGATGAAAGCTGGGCGTGTAGTGATGGAGTTGTTTGCCGATACAACCCCAAAAACAGCTGAAAACTTCAGGGCTCTGTGCACTGGGGAAAAGGGGATTGGACAATCTGGGAAACCTTTGCACTACAAGGGGTCAACATTTCATCGTATTATACCAGAATTTATGTGTCAGGGAGGTGATTTTACCAGAGGGAATGGAACAGGAGGAGAGTCAATTTACGGTTCAAAATTTCAAGATGAGAATTTTAAGTTGAAGCACACTGCTCCTGGTATTCTATCTATGGCTAATGCTGGACCCCATACAAACGGTTCTCAGTTCTTCATATGTACTACAAAGACCCCGTGGCTTGATGGAAAACATGTCGTGTTTGGAAAAGTTGTTGATGGATACAGCGTGGTGAAGGAGATGGAGAAGGTGGGTTCGGGAAGTGGCAGGACATCGGAAACAGTAGTAATAGAAGATTGTGGCCAGATAGTGGAGAACTGA
- the LOC114176773 gene encoding membrane-anchored ubiquitin-fold protein 3 isoform X1, translating into MPEEDLVDIKFRLYDGSDIGPFRYSSAATVDMLKQRIVSDWPRGKTVVPKSANEVKLINSGKILENNKTVGQCKVPFGEIAGSVIIMHVVVQPSLAKTKAAYHYCIDSHGEGNCTNNPV; encoded by the exons ATGCCGGAAGAGGATTTGGTTGACATCAAGTTTAGGTTGTACGATGGCTCCGACATCGGACCCTTTAGGTATTCATCCGCCGCCACCGTCGATATGCTTAAGCAGAGGATTGTCTCCGATTGGCCCAGag GTAAAACGGTTGTGCCAAAGTCAGCTAATGAAGTGAAATTGATTAATTCTGGTAAAATCTTGGAAAACAACAAGACTGTTGGTCAATGTAAAGTACCTTTTGGTGAAATTGCTGGGAGTGTTATAATAATGCATGTTGTTGTACAGCCATCTCTAGCTAAAACTAAAGCTG CTTACCATTACTGCATTGATTCACATGGGGAAGGTAACTGCACGAACAATCCCGTTTGA
- the LOC114178343 gene encoding TPD1 protein homolog 1-like, translated as MAVLRSTATSSLFILGVFAAFVAGCAMGAVMNEKCSKSSMEVSQSPTVPLPSGIPQYTVEMANTCSRSNCSVSHIHLKCGMFTSATLINPKIFKRLRYNDCLVNDGNPLSSGVILSFKYASSFPYPLSVSYLRCD; from the exons ATGGCAGTACTACGTTCGACGGCAACCTCATCCTTGTTCATCCTCGGAGTCTTCGCTGCTTTTGTTGCAG GTTGTGCAATGGGAGCGGTGATGAATGAGAAGTGCAGCAAGAGTAGCATGGAAGTAAGCCAAAGTCCGACGGTTCCACTTCCGAGTGGAATTCCACAATATACGGTTGAGATGGCGAACACGTGCAGCAGAAGTAACTGCAGCGTTTCTCACATTCATCTAAAGTGTGGCATGTTCACTTCTGCAACTCTCATAAACCCTAAAATCTTCAAACGCCTTCGCTACAATGACTGTCTCGTTAACGATGGCAATCCCTTAAGCAGCGGTGTCATTCTTTCCTTCAAATATGCTTCTTCCTTTCCTTATCCTCTCTCTGTTTCCTATCTGCGTTGTGATTGA